A single window of Flavobacterium sp. 140616W15 DNA harbors:
- a CDS encoding four helix bundle protein, with translation MTKSFEEFEVYKKGIQLAKLIFQLLNNKPFEKEFGFKDQIKRAVISITNNIAEGSEYNNNKQLIRYLKISKGSCAEVRSMLILSRELGFCNQVEIQESYQISIEISQNLSNFIKYLSTKIKD, from the coding sequence ATGACAAAATCTTTCGAAGAATTCGAAGTTTATAAAAAGGGAATTCAATTAGCAAAATTAATTTTTCAATTATTAAACAATAAACCGTTTGAAAAAGAATTTGGTTTCAAAGACCAAATAAAGCGAGCCGTAATTTCTATTACAAACAACATTGCTGAAGGTTCTGAGTATAACAATAACAAACAATTAATTCGGTATTTAAAAATTTCAAAAGGAAGTTGTGCTGAAGTTAGAAGTATGTTAATATTATCTCGAGAGCTTGGATTTTGTAATCAAGTAGAAATCCAAGAAAGCTATCAAATAAGTATAGAAATATCTCAAAACTTATCAAATTTCATAAAGTATCTAAGTACTAAAATTAAAGATTAA
- a CDS encoding phosphoribosylanthranilate isomerase, translated as MKLKICGMKYPENITEVGSLLPDYMGFIFWEKSARYFDGIIPDLPKSIKKVGVFVNQSQEEILSKISKYDLQAIQLHGHESVEFCQELKNKIDLKIELIKVFSADENFDFEVVKSYESVCDYFLFDTKGKLPGGNGTTFDWRILNQYNSTKPFFLSGGIGLEEIETIKEISKTNLPIYAIDVNSKFEIEAGLKDKNILYSFKQNLATLNI; from the coding sequence ATGAAACTCAAAATCTGCGGTATGAAATATCCCGAAAATATAACTGAAGTAGGTTCGCTCCTACCTGATTATATGGGATTTATATTCTGGGAAAAATCGGCTCGGTATTTTGACGGAATCATTCCCGATTTACCAAAGTCAATCAAGAAAGTTGGGGTTTTTGTAAATCAAAGTCAGGAAGAGATTCTAAGCAAAATTTCAAAATACGATTTGCAAGCCATACAATTACACGGTCATGAATCGGTTGAGTTTTGTCAGGAACTAAAAAATAAAATTGATCTTAAAATCGAACTTATCAAAGTATTTTCTGCCGATGAAAATTTTGATTTCGAAGTAGTAAAATCATACGAATCAGTTTGTGATTATTTTCTTTTTGATACCAAAGGAAAATTACCTGGCGGCAACGGAACCACTTTCGATTGGAGAATATTAAACCAATACAATTCTACAAAACCATTCTTCCTTAGTGGCGGAATCGGGCTTGAAGAAATAGAAACAATAAAAGAAATTTCGAAAACCAATTTACCTATTTATGCCATTGATGTAAACAGTAAATTTGAAATCGAAGCAGGATTAAAAGATAAAAACATATTATATAGTTTCAAGCAAAACCTTGCAACTTTAAACATTTAA
- a CDS encoding carbon-nitrogen hydrolase family protein, with protein sequence MILAAAQTKPKRGNIDSNLLDHYRLIELAVTKNADLIVFPELSITGYERENAIELTFSENDSRLNHLKKLAVENKIVIVAGAPIKIKDQLFIGEFIISPDDSVSIYTKQFLHEGEDVYYQSSFDYNPTIELENKKISFAICADIDNPLHPKKASENKTAIYIASIFFSPNGIPGAYKALQNYASTYDMNVLMSNFSGESWGSPSGGKSAFWNNKGELIAQMNDSDSGLLLVQNHNDIWTSEIVID encoded by the coding sequence ATGATATTAGCTGCAGCTCAGACTAAACCAAAACGAGGAAATATCGATTCTAATTTATTAGATCATTATCGCCTTATAGAATTGGCAGTGACAAAAAATGCCGATTTAATCGTATTTCCAGAACTATCGATTACAGGTTATGAAAGAGAAAATGCAATTGAACTTACTTTCTCAGAAAATGATTCACGTCTAAATCATTTAAAAAAATTAGCTGTCGAAAATAAAATTGTAATTGTTGCTGGAGCACCTATAAAAATTAAAGACCAGTTATTTATTGGAGAATTTATTATTTCGCCCGATGATTCGGTTTCTATTTATACCAAACAATTTCTTCATGAAGGCGAAGATGTATACTATCAATCGTCATTTGATTATAATCCAACAATCGAATTAGAGAATAAAAAAATCTCTTTTGCTATTTGTGCCGATATTGATAATCCGTTACATCCAAAAAAGGCAAGCGAAAATAAAACTGCAATTTATATTGCTAGCATTTTCTTTAGTCCAAACGGAATCCCTGGAGCTTACAAAGCGTTGCAAAATTATGCTAGCACCTATGATATGAATGTGCTTATGTCTAATTTTAGTGGAGAATCATGGGGAAGTCCATCTGGTGGAAAAAGTGCTTTTTGGAATAACAAAGGAGAATTAATTGCTCAAATGAACGATTCAGATTCAGGATTGTTATTGGTTCAAAATCATAATGACATTTGGACTAGTGAAATTGTAATAGATTAA
- a CDS encoding HlyD family secretion protein yields the protein MEKKKTNTKFTIILVILVLVGGSYGIYKYMHSLAHEQTDDAQIEKKMNPIIPRVSGYVSKVYVKDNDFVKKGDTLFTIDKRDYQLKIDEANAALLGAEGSYEAAKADIGSALANISVSDANVRSASGNIESAKIRLVQITNDYNRYNNLYKSHTITKQQYEKALTAKEEAESQVRVLQQQEKASSYQKSVIQAKSKATDKQTEVAAANIKKAKTLLDVANLNLSYTVITAAIDGQVSKVDIQPGQLVQPGQSLFYIINNSEAWVVANFKETQLDKMVIGQKVTLKVDAYPNYDFQGTITSFSPATGARFSLLPPDNATGNFVKTIQRLPVKINLDASNDVEKIKLLRPGMNVDVDVHLK from the coding sequence ATGGAAAAGAAAAAAACAAATACCAAATTTACAATTATACTAGTTATTTTGGTTCTGGTTGGAGGATCTTACGGAATCTACAAATACATGCACTCTCTTGCTCACGAACAAACAGATGATGCACAAATAGAGAAAAAAATGAACCCAATTATTCCAAGAGTATCAGGATATGTAAGTAAGGTTTATGTAAAAGATAATGACTTTGTAAAAAAAGGAGATACTTTATTTACAATAGATAAAAGAGATTATCAATTAAAAATTGACGAAGCAAATGCAGCCTTATTAGGTGCAGAAGGTTCGTATGAAGCCGCAAAAGCAGACATCGGAAGTGCTCTTGCAAATATCTCAGTTTCGGATGCAAATGTAAGATCTGCAAGTGGAAACATCGAAAGTGCAAAAATTAGATTAGTACAGATAACAAATGATTACAATCGTTACAACAACTTGTACAAAAGCCATACAATTACAAAACAACAATACGAGAAAGCATTAACAGCAAAAGAAGAAGCTGAAAGCCAAGTACGTGTTTTGCAACAACAAGAAAAAGCAAGTTCATATCAAAAATCGGTTATTCAGGCAAAATCTAAAGCTACAGACAAACAAACAGAAGTAGCTGCTGCAAATATCAAAAAAGCAAAAACATTACTAGATGTTGCTAATTTAAATTTATCTTATACTGTAATCACTGCAGCAATTGATGGTCAGGTTTCTAAAGTTGACATTCAACCAGGACAATTGGTACAACCAGGGCAATCTTTATTTTATATCATCAATAACTCAGAAGCTTGGGTGGTTGCTAACTTTAAAGAAACGCAACTTGACAAAATGGTTATTGGTCAAAAGGTAACTCTTAAAGTAGATGCATATCCTAATTATGATTTTCAAGGAACTATTACTTCTTTTTCACCAGCAACAGGAGCACGTTTTTCATTACTTCCTCCTGATAATGCAACTGGAAACTTTGTAAAAACAATTCAACGATTACCTGTAAAAATCAACTTGGACGCAAGTAATGATGTTGAAAAAATAAAATTATTGAGACCAGGAATGAACGTGGATGTAGATGTACATTTAAAATAG
- the trpA gene encoding tryptophan synthase subunit alpha: protein MNRINQKLQEDKKILSIYFSAGYPNLNDTVQIIQDLEKSGIDMIEIGLPFSDPLADGPTIQASSTQALHNGMTTQVLFDQLENIRESVKIPLIIMGYFNPILQYGVEEFCKKCAAIGIDGLIIPDLPVDVYAEQYKTTFEKYGIINVFLITPQTSDERIKFIDSVSNGFIYMVSSASVTGSQSGFGNTEESYFERIANMNLKSPQVIGFGISNKETFNQATKFAKGAIIGSAFIKHLSEKGTQHIDDFVKAIK, encoded by the coding sequence ATGAACAGAATAAATCAAAAACTACAAGAAGATAAAAAGATACTATCTATCTATTTTTCTGCAGGATATCCTAATCTTAATGACACTGTACAAATCATTCAGGATTTAGAAAAAAGCGGAATCGATATGATCGAAATCGGATTACCGTTTAGCGATCCTTTGGCTGATGGGCCAACAATTCAGGCAAGTTCTACTCAGGCATTACATAACGGTATGACAACTCAGGTTTTATTTGACCAACTGGAAAATATTCGCGAAAGCGTAAAAATTCCATTGATAATAATGGGCTATTTTAATCCTATATTACAATACGGAGTTGAAGAGTTTTGCAAAAAATGTGCTGCAATTGGTATCGACGGATTAATCATCCCTGACCTTCCTGTAGATGTTTATGCAGAACAATACAAAACTACCTTCGAAAAATACGGAATTATAAATGTATTCCTGATCACACCACAAACTTCTGATGAGCGCATTAAGTTTATTGATAGTGTTTCAAACGGTTTTATATACATGGTAAGTTCAGCTAGCGTTACTGGTTCTCAATCTGGTTTTGGTAATACCGAAGAAAGTTATTTTGAAAGAATTGCAAACATGAATCTTAAAAGCCCACAGGTAATTGGATTTGGAATTTCGAATAAAGAAACGTTCAATCAGGCTACTAAATTTGCAAAAGGAGCAATCATTGGAAGCGCTTTTATAAAGCACTTATCTGAAAAGGGAACACAACATATTGACGATTTTGTGAAAGCAATTAAATAA
- a CDS encoding 2'-5' RNA ligase family protein, whose translation MDLASHYTNLFTESCEKISNDNYVIDTQIDNLNDNRLGITLLIRPTEEIKNSIQLFLNELKKVDASQYYYPNSDIHITVMSIISCYEGFDITNITLQDYIAVINKCITGLNKSVIKLQGITASPSAIMIQGFPSDTSINDLRDNLRTAFKQTTLEQSIDQRYSLFTTHLTVLRFKNPINNKDLFLKLLHKYRDYNFGKFEIKKLELVHNDWYQRVNLVKHLFDFNIK comes from the coding sequence ATGGATTTAGCCTCACATTATACTAATTTGTTCACAGAATCCTGTGAGAAGATATCAAATGACAATTATGTTATAGATACACAAATAGATAATTTGAACGATAACCGTTTAGGAATTACATTATTAATTCGACCTACAGAAGAGATTAAAAATAGCATTCAACTTTTTTTAAATGAATTAAAAAAAGTTGATGCTTCTCAATATTATTACCCCAATTCGGATATTCACATTACAGTAATGTCTATTATATCTTGTTATGAAGGATTTGATATAACCAACATCACGTTACAAGATTATATTGCTGTAATAAATAAATGCATTACTGGTTTAAACAAATCAGTAATTAAGTTACAAGGAATTACTGCCTCACCTTCGGCAATTATGATTCAAGGATTTCCAAGCGATACAAGTATAAACGACTTACGTGACAATCTTCGCACTGCGTTTAAACAAACTACACTCGAACAAAGTATCGATCAACGCTATTCGTTATTCACAACCCATTTAACCGTTTTACGGTTCAAAAACCCTATAAATAACAAGGATTTATTTCTAAAATTATTACACAAATACCGTGATTATAACTTCGGAAAATTTGAAATAAAAAAATTAGAATTAGTCCACAATGATTGGTACCAAAGAGTCAATCTCGTTAAACATTTATTTGACTTCAATATCAAATAA
- the trpC gene encoding indole-3-glycerol phosphate synthase TrpC, whose product MNILDKIIVDKKREVILKKSIIPVSQLEASVFFDRKTISLSQKLKASSTGIIAEHKRRSPSKSIINQSFTVEEVVKGYENAGACGISVLTDGKYFGGSLDDLLLARASVNIPLLRKEFIVDEYQILEAKAFGADLILLIAAVLTREEIKSLSEFAKSLGLEVLLEVHNQEELEKSIMPTLDMIGVNNRNLKTFEVSLDFSKQLAAQIPDNFVKVSESGISSIEAINELKPYGYKGFLIGENFMKTDNAGQAATEFIKKL is encoded by the coding sequence ATGAACATCCTCGATAAAATAATAGTTGACAAAAAAAGAGAGGTCATTCTCAAGAAATCAATAATTCCAGTTTCACAACTAGAAGCCTCTGTTTTCTTCGATAGAAAAACTATTTCTTTAAGTCAAAAACTAAAAGCAAGTTCTACAGGAATCATTGCTGAACACAAACGTCGTTCTCCATCAAAATCGATTATAAACCAAAGCTTTACTGTTGAAGAAGTGGTAAAAGGGTATGAAAACGCAGGTGCTTGCGGAATTTCTGTTTTAACAGATGGAAAATATTTTGGAGGTTCACTTGATGATTTACTATTAGCAAGAGCATCTGTAAATATTCCGTTATTGCGAAAAGAATTTATTGTTGATGAATACCAGATATTAGAAGCTAAAGCTTTTGGAGCTGATTTAATTTTGCTTATTGCTGCTGTTCTAACAAGAGAAGAAATCAAGTCATTATCTGAATTTGCAAAAAGTTTAGGATTAGAAGTTTTACTAGAAGTTCATAATCAGGAAGAATTAGAAAAATCGATAATGCCAACACTAGATATGATAGGAGTTAATAATCGAAACCTAAAAACATTCGAAGTTAGCTTGGATTTCAGCAAACAACTGGCAGCACAAATTCCTGATAATTTTGTAAAAGTTTCCGAAAGCGGAATCTCATCTATCGAAGCTATTAACGAATTAAAACCATACGGTTACAAAGGATTCCTAATTGGTGAAAATTTCATGAAAACAGATAACGCAGGACAAGCAGCAACTGAATTTATTAAGAAGCTATAG
- a CDS encoding TetR/AcrR family transcriptional regulator, translated as MSHIELNEKKIQILQVAEKLFSDKGFEGTSIRNIAKEAKINIAMVSYYFGSKERLLESLIIYRTSDLKLQLENLLQENLEPIDKVNKLIELYINKINCNGGIFRIMHFELTSKKREKTLNHFTELKKGNLKSLESIINEGQEKGVFRKDVIIPLITPTILGTFFHFHMNKIFFQKVLNLSTEALYTDYIKTHLTKHIQQTIKALLVYEN; from the coding sequence ATGTCACACATCGAATTAAACGAGAAAAAGATTCAAATTCTCCAGGTTGCAGAAAAGCTTTTTTCTGACAAAGGATTTGAAGGAACTTCGATACGAAATATTGCCAAAGAAGCAAAAATCAACATTGCTATGGTATCGTATTATTTTGGTTCCAAAGAACGATTACTCGAATCGTTAATTATATACAGAACATCGGATCTTAAATTGCAATTAGAAAATTTACTGCAAGAAAATTTAGAACCTATCGATAAAGTAAATAAGTTAATCGAACTTTATATCAATAAGATTAACTGCAACGGAGGAATTTTCAGAATTATGCATTTTGAATTGACATCTAAAAAAAGAGAAAAAACTTTAAATCACTTTACAGAATTAAAGAAAGGAAATCTCAAATCATTAGAAAGTATTATCAATGAAGGTCAGGAGAAAGGTGTTTTCCGAAAAGACGTCATTATCCCTTTAATAACCCCTACTATTCTCGGAACTTTTTTTCATTTCCACATGAACAAAATCTTCTTTCAGAAAGTATTGAATTTAAGTACTGAAGCTTTATATACAGATTACATAAAAACACATTTAACAAAACACATTCAACAAACTATAAAAGCCTTACTTGTTTATGAAAATTAA
- the trpB gene encoding tryptophan synthase subunit beta, which translates to MSFHVNEKGYYGEFGGAYIPEMLYPNVEELRQNYLKITADPSFQAEFDALLRDYVGRPTPLYFAERLSKKYNTKIYLKREDLCHTGAHKVNNTIGQILLAKRLGKNRIIAETGAGQHGVATATVCALMGLQCIVYMGEIDIKRQAPNVARMKMLGAEVRPALSGSKTLKDATNEAIRDWINNPVDTYYIIGSVVGPHPYPDMVARFQSVISAEIKTQLLEKEGRENPDHVIACVGGGSNAAGAFYHFLDEKDVNIIAVEAAGLGVDSGESAATSALGKIGIIHGSKTLLMQTPDGQITEPYSISAGLDYPGVGPMHAHLFATGRAEFISITDDEAMQFGLQLSKTEGIIPAIESAHAFAVLEQKKFGPDEIVVINLSGRGDKDLNTYIDYFKL; encoded by the coding sequence ATGAGTTTTCACGTCAACGAAAAAGGCTATTATGGAGAATTTGGAGGAGCCTACATTCCAGAAATGTTATATCCAAACGTAGAAGAACTACGCCAAAACTATCTAAAAATTACTGCTGACCCAAGCTTCCAAGCTGAGTTCGATGCACTATTAAGAGATTATGTAGGCCGCCCTACTCCATTATATTTTGCCGAAAGACTTTCGAAAAAATACAATACTAAAATTTATTTAAAGAGAGAAGATTTATGCCATACTGGTGCGCATAAAGTAAACAATACAATCGGGCAAATTTTACTTGCAAAACGCCTTGGTAAAAACCGAATTATTGCCGAAACTGGTGCAGGTCAACACGGTGTTGCTACTGCTACTGTTTGTGCTTTAATGGGATTGCAATGCATCGTGTATATGGGTGAAATCGATATTAAGCGTCAAGCACCAAATGTGGCTCGTATGAAAATGTTAGGTGCAGAAGTTCGTCCGGCACTTTCGGGTTCTAAAACCTTAAAAGATGCTACAAACGAAGCCATCCGTGATTGGATTAATAATCCTGTCGATACCTATTATATCATCGGTTCTGTGGTTGGTCCACATCCTTATCCTGATATGGTAGCCCGTTTTCAGAGTGTAATTTCTGCCGAAATAAAAACACAATTATTAGAAAAAGAAGGCCGTGAAAACCCAGATCACGTTATCGCTTGTGTAGGTGGAGGAAGTAATGCTGCTGGAGCTTTTTACCATTTCTTAGACGAAAAAGACGTAAATATTATTGCTGTCGAAGCTGCTGGTTTAGGAGTTGACTCTGGCGAAAGCGCTGCAACCTCGGCTTTAGGAAAAATCGGAATCATTCACGGAAGTAAAACATTATTAATGCAAACTCCCGACGGACAAATTACCGAACCTTATTCTATCTCGGCAGGTTTAGATTACCCAGGAGTTGGACCAATGCATGCCCACTTATTCGCAACTGGCAGAGCTGAATTTATTTCGATTACCGATGATGAAGCCATGCAATTTGGTTTGCAATTATCCAAAACCGAAGGTATTATTCCAGCAATCGAAAGTGCACATGCCTTTGCCGTTCTGGAACAAAAGAAATTTGGTCCCGACGAAATTGTAGTTATCAATTTATCAGGTCGTGGTGATAAAGATTTAAATACATATATCGATTATTTTAAATTATAG
- the trpD gene encoding anthranilate phosphoribosyltransferase has product MKNILNKLINHEILTKEEAKNVLINISNGDYNPSQISAFLTIFMMRSISIDELAGFREALLDLCIRIDLSAYNTIDLCGTGGDGKDTFNISTLASFIAAGAGIKVAKHGNYGVSSISGSSNVMEKMGIKFTNDADFIEKCIDKAGICVLHAPLFHPAMKNVGTIRKELAVKTFFNMLGPMVNPSFPKNQLVGVFNLELARMYAYLYQNTDVNFTILHSLDGYDEVSLTGPTKIITSTMEGILNPSDFGVRLLAQSEIEGGKTIEESADMFINILSGKGTEAQNNVVCANAAMAIATVTKCTPQEGFELAKESLSSGKGLVALNKLKNLKI; this is encoded by the coding sequence TTAATCAATCATGAAATCCTTACTAAAGAGGAGGCAAAAAATGTATTGATTAATATATCAAATGGGGATTATAACCCAAGTCAGATATCGGCATTCCTTACCATATTTATGATGCGAAGTATCAGCATCGATGAGTTAGCAGGTTTCCGTGAAGCCTTACTAGATTTATGCATCCGCATCGATTTATCAGCTTATAATACTATCGATTTATGCGGAACTGGCGGTGACGGAAAAGATACTTTCAATATTTCGACTCTAGCATCATTCATTGCTGCTGGAGCTGGAATAAAAGTTGCTAAACACGGTAATTACGGCGTTTCGTCTATTTCAGGTTCTAGCAACGTAATGGAAAAAATGGGAATCAAATTTACTAATGATGCCGATTTCATAGAAAAATGTATCGATAAAGCTGGAATTTGTGTACTACACGCGCCATTATTTCACCCTGCGATGAAAAACGTAGGAACAATAAGAAAAGAATTGGCGGTAAAAACGTTCTTTAATATGTTGGGCCCAATGGTAAACCCATCATTTCCTAAGAACCAATTAGTGGGAGTCTTCAATCTGGAACTGGCAAGAATGTATGCCTATTTATATCAAAATACAGATGTAAATTTTACAATCCTACATTCGCTTGACGGTTATGACGAGGTTTCTTTAACTGGTCCAACAAAAATTATTACCAGTACAATGGAAGGTATATTGAATCCAAGTGATTTCGGCGTTCGCCTTTTAGCACAAAGCGAAATCGAAGGTGGAAAAACAATCGAAGAATCTGCTGATATGTTTATCAATATCCTTTCAGGAAAAGGAACCGAAGCTCAGAACAATGTAGTTTGCGCCAATGCGGCAATGGCAATTGCAACGGTTACAAAGTGTACTCCGCAAGAAGGTTTCGAACTGGCAAAAGAAAGCTTGTCTTCTGGAAAAGGATTAGTAGCTTTGAATAAATTAAAAAATTTAAAGATTTAA
- a CDS encoding TolC family protein: MKINPIMLFGVFLIGISSLEAQEKTSLTLDDAVKMAWEKSDEVTLANTKVNTKKYELRSTKNNQYPDLKASGQFQRLAGADVNLKMNQESGSGSAPNVDQLMLGQLSASLPIFAGFKIQNSIKLSENLYQAELATSLKTKEDIALRVVNNYSNLYKTQKTIELLNENQKQAKQRVTDFIELEKNGIIPRNDLLKSQLLVSKIQLSIDEANKNLNILNYHLITLLKLDSSTKITVGENDFINYKTDNIPSNEQPALENRKDLEALRYQEKASESSIKMAKSAYYPTVSLLGGYAAVDVRNILTVQNAMNFGVGVSYDLSGILKKGADIKHAQSKADEVKSSEEILTNYIKVEVQQAIENYNLALKQSSVYDLALEQASENYRILKDKFDNGLADTNDLLEADVEQLSAKVNTATSKADIIQRYYEMLSATGQLSQSFNLTKI; encoded by the coding sequence ATGAAAATTAATCCAATTATGCTCTTTGGGGTTTTCCTAATCGGAATATCCTCATTAGAAGCTCAAGAAAAAACGAGTCTTACCCTAGATGATGCCGTAAAAATGGCATGGGAGAAGAGTGACGAAGTCACGTTGGCTAACACAAAAGTCAACACTAAAAAGTACGAACTTAGATCTACTAAAAACAATCAATATCCAGATTTAAAAGCTTCTGGACAATTTCAGAGATTGGCTGGTGCAGATGTAAATCTAAAAATGAATCAAGAAAGTGGTTCTGGGTCAGCTCCAAATGTTGATCAGTTAATGTTGGGACAACTTAGTGCAAGCTTACCAATATTTGCAGGTTTTAAAATTCAAAATAGCATTAAGCTATCTGAAAATTTATACCAAGCCGAACTTGCAACTTCACTAAAAACTAAAGAAGACATTGCATTAAGAGTTGTAAATAATTATTCTAATTTATACAAAACTCAAAAAACAATTGAACTTTTAAATGAAAATCAAAAACAAGCGAAACAGCGTGTAACAGATTTTATTGAATTAGAGAAAAACGGAATAATCCCGAGAAATGATTTATTAAAATCTCAATTATTAGTTTCAAAAATACAACTCTCAATAGACGAAGCTAATAAGAATTTAAACATTCTGAATTATCATTTAATAACATTACTTAAATTAGATTCTTCAACTAAAATAACTGTCGGGGAAAATGATTTTATTAATTATAAAACAGATAATATCCCTTCAAATGAGCAGCCTGCTTTAGAAAACCGTAAAGATTTAGAAGCATTGCGTTATCAGGAAAAAGCTAGTGAATCTAGTATAAAAATGGCAAAAAGTGCTTACTACCCTACTGTTTCTTTATTAGGTGGCTATGCCGCTGTTGATGTTAGAAATATTCTTACGGTGCAAAATGCAATGAATTTTGGAGTTGGCGTTTCATACGATCTTAGCGGAATATTAAAAAAAGGAGCTGACATAAAACATGCTCAAAGCAAAGCAGATGAAGTAAAAAGCTCAGAAGAAATTTTAACTAATTACATTAAAGTCGAAGTACAACAAGCAATAGAGAACTATAACTTAGCTTTAAAACAAAGTTCGGTTTACGACTTAGCGTTAGAACAAGCATCAGAAAATTATAGAATCTTAAAAGATAAATTCGACAACGGCCTTGCTGATACCAATGATTTACTTGAGGCAGATGTAGAACAACTTAGTGCTAAAGTAAACACAGCTACGTCTAAAGCCGATATAATTCAAAGATATTACGAAATGCTTTCAGCAACAGGACAATTATCACAATCATTCAATCTTACAAAAATATAA